A genomic stretch from Thermoprotei archaeon includes:
- a CDS encoding ATP-binding protein translates to MKNWLILLNGLPGSGKTTIAKHLCNERPDFARISSDDLRYVIFNEKYPSRDENIIFQIMREMAAILLMKGYNVILDSTAPTNSLRRYLLTAAQENNGKMLIILEVSENILKQRGINNETIALWQSFWEEPDIPVNIILREKNETKTDENRIIYLILKTIENTP, encoded by the coding sequence ATGAAAAACTGGCTAATACTGCTCAACGGACTCCCAGGTTCAGGAAAAACAACAATAGCAAAACATCTATGCAACGAAAGGCCTGACTTTGCAAGAATCAGTAGCGATGACTTAAGATACGTGATATTCAACGAAAAATATCCAAGCAGAGATGAGAACATAATATTCCAAATAATGAGAGAAATGGCAGCAATTTTACTTATGAAAGGCTACAACGTAATACTAGACTCAACAGCACCAACCAACTCACTCCGCAGATACCTTTTAACAGCAGCACAAGAAAACAACGGAAAAATGCTCATAATACTAGAAGTAAGTGAAAACATACTAAAACAACGAGGAATCAATAATGAAACAATAGCACTCTGGCAGAGCTTCTGGGAAGAACCAGACATACCAGTAAACATAATACTCAGAGAAAAGAACGAAACAAAAACCGATGAAAACAGAATAATCTACCTAATACTAAAAACAATAGAAAACACCCCATAA
- a CDS encoding ROK family protein has protein sequence MPYAVGVDIGASKIRVALANYEGRIISKSIESTPKFGDNLTIPKLIGSIIDATIQENNISLNEILGIGIGSIGPIDFNKGIIPRTANLPFKKIPLVSYLKNRFNTNVILVNDCVAGVIGERIFGAGKMHENLIYITISTGIGAGVYVDGKPLIGKDGNAHEVGHMTVDPKGKLTCGCGGKGHWEAYSSGSGIPKLVKLILSRKDKNRIKESILLKIVNSTDKIDSKTVYEAARLNDKLALEIIEEVNKYNIIGFANIINVYDPSLITVGGSITLNNPDLVLNPIKQNIKKYIINRPPEIVLTPLGEDIVLYGAIAIALGFEEIKHTKVR, from the coding sequence TTGCCTTATGCTGTGGGCGTTGATATCGGAGCCTCAAAAATAAGAGTTGCATTAGCTAACTATGAAGGGCGTATTATATCAAAAAGTATTGAATCCACACCAAAATTTGGTGATAATTTGACTATACCTAAATTAATAGGCTCAATAATAGATGCAACAATCCAAGAAAATAACATATCACTGAATGAAATCCTAGGAATAGGGATTGGTTCAATAGGACCAATAGACTTTAATAAAGGCATTATTCCTAGGACTGCCAACTTACCCTTCAAAAAAATACCTTTAGTCAGTTATCTTAAGAATCGTTTTAACACAAATGTAATACTAGTTAATGATTGTGTGGCAGGCGTAATAGGAGAGCGTATATTTGGAGCTGGTAAAATGCATGAAAATCTTATATACATAACAATTAGCACAGGAATTGGTGCTGGCGTGTACGTTGATGGAAAACCACTAATAGGCAAGGATGGTAACGCCCACGAAGTAGGACACATGACTGTCGACCCCAAAGGAAAACTTACATGTGGATGCGGTGGAAAAGGACATTGGGAAGCATATTCTTCAGGAAGTGGAATACCTAAATTAGTCAAACTCATACTCTCAAGAAAAGACAAAAACCGAATAAAGGAAAGCATACTCCTAAAAATAGTAAACAGTACAGACAAAATAGATTCCAAAACAGTGTATGAAGCCGCAAGATTAAACGATAAACTAGCACTAGAAATTATAGAAGAAGTAAATAAGTACAACATAATAGGATTTGCTAACATAATAAATGTTTACGACCCATCACTCATAACAGTGGGGGGCTCAATCACACTCAATAATCCAGACCTAGTCCTCAACCCAATAAAACAAAACATAAAAAAATACATAATAAATAGACCACCAGAAATCGTGTTAACGCCGTTAGGAGAAGATATAGTACTCTACGGGGCAATAGCAATAGCGTTAGGCTTTGAGGAAATAAAACACACAAAGGTGAGATGA
- a CDS encoding SagB/ThcOx family dehydrogenase: MYKEQLIEYVKRLDEKESKDLLTLIELAKSGNRLWKEEPGITYHKYSKHSRFRIFMTPRKIYRGAFPQLIKRYRNAEVIKLPPPNPSLASNLTGITIATRRSFRDFKPKPISLDALSTLLYLIVGITAWEDQWPLRAYPSAGALQPVETYIIANYVNNIDMGLYHYNPQDHTLEVLKKDDLRKTIVDVALYQDFLYNASVILILSTFYLRTLWKYGDRAYRYSLLDTGAAMENAYLAATSMGLGACAIGAYYDDELNSLLELNENEEITQVMIAIGHKK; encoded by the coding sequence ATGTATAAAGAACAATTGATTGAGTACGTAAAAAGATTAGATGAGAAGGAATCAAAAGACCTCCTAACTCTCATAGAGCTAGCAAAATCCGGTAATAGGTTATGGAAAGAAGAACCAGGAATAACCTATCATAAATATTCGAAGCATAGCAGATTCCGCATCTTCATGACGCCAAGAAAGATTTATAGAGGCGCATTTCCACAATTAATAAAGAGATATAGAAATGCAGAGGTTATTAAATTACCACCGCCAAATCCATCGTTAGCATCAAACTTAACTGGCATCACTATTGCTACAAGAAGATCATTTAGAGATTTCAAACCAAAACCAATATCACTCGACGCTCTCTCCACACTACTCTACCTAATAGTTGGAATAACTGCATGGGAAGATCAGTGGCCGTTAAGAGCGTACCCCTCAGCAGGAGCACTTCAACCGGTTGAAACTTACATCATAGCAAACTATGTAAATAATATTGACATGGGCTTGTATCATTATAATCCACAAGATCATACGTTAGAAGTCTTAAAGAAAGATGACTTACGTAAAACTATAGTTGATGTGGCATTATATCAAGACTTTCTTTATAACGCCTCTGTAATATTAATACTCTCAACGTTCTATTTAAGAACATTGTGGAAATACGGGGATAGAGCTTACAGATACTCATTGTTAGATACGGGGGCCGCAATGGAAAATGCATATTTAGCAGCAACATCCATGGGTCTCGGAGCGTGCGCTATAGGAGCATATTATGATGATGAACTAAACAGCCTATTAGAACTCAACGAAAATGAGGAAATCACACAAGTTATGATAGCTATAGGCCATAAAAAATAA
- a CDS encoding alcohol dehydrogenase catalytic domain-containing protein encodes MSDLKAVFLTEIRKPLEVKEIDVPEKVEPNEVLIKQKVTGVCYRDILTADGFFPRVKTPIIPGHEIAGTVVKVGDAVKNFKPGDYVASLIYIPCGTCRYCRMGMENLCRNRLTYGEDLNGSYAEYVKVHENSLVKVPPNVPIEGAVIGACVTGMLYHALKVRGGLTEGEVVLVTGAGGGVGIHAVQMAKALGAKVIAVTTSEWKVDKIKSAGADDIIVSKGAFSDDVKKLTNGEGVDLVLEPVGQPTFEQSFRSVRWGGRIIVVGNVNVQPVNLNLGPLILRGVTISGSVSSTKKDLLQALKLTAEGKIKPIIHDVVPLEQVQRVHDMMRKKENIGRVLLKTE; translated from the coding sequence GTGAGCGACTTGAAAGCTGTATTTTTAACTGAAATTCGCAAGCCTCTTGAAGTGAAAGAGATAGATGTTCCAGAGAAAGTTGAGCCTAATGAGGTTCTTATAAAACAGAAGGTGACTGGTGTATGTTATCGTGATATTCTTACTGCAGATGGCTTTTTCCCGAGGGTTAAAACACCTATAATTCCTGGTCATGAGATAGCAGGCACTGTTGTTAAGGTTGGAGATGCAGTCAAGAATTTTAAACCGGGTGATTACGTTGCGTCTCTCATTTATATTCCATGTGGAACGTGCAGGTATTGTAGGATGGGGATGGAAAATCTATGTCGTAACAGATTAACGTATGGCGAGGATCTAAATGGGTCTTATGCGGAATACGTGAAAGTTCATGAGAATAGTTTAGTAAAAGTGCCTCCAAATGTGCCTATTGAGGGGGCCGTAATTGGCGCATGCGTGACAGGAATGTTGTATCATGCGTTAAAAGTTAGGGGTGGATTAACAGAAGGTGAAGTAGTGTTGGTTACTGGTGCAGGTGGTGGAGTGGGCATTCATGCGGTGCAGATGGCTAAAGCTTTAGGTGCAAAAGTAATAGCGGTCACAACCTCAGAATGGAAGGTTGATAAGATAAAGTCTGCAGGTGCTGACGATATAATAGTTTCGAAGGGGGCTTTCAGTGATGATGTTAAGAAATTAACTAATGGTGAGGGTGTGGATTTAGTGCTCGAACCAGTGGGACAACCAACATTTGAGCAAAGTTTTAGAAGCGTGCGTTGGGGTGGTCGTATTATTGTTGTGGGCAACGTGAATGTACAACCAGTTAATCTTAATTTAGGACCACTTATATTAAGAGGTGTGACAATTTCAGGAAGCGTTAGTTCTACAAAAAAAGATCTATTACAGGCTCTCAAATTAACTGCTGAAGGAAAAATCAAACCCATAATTCATGATGTAGTCCCATTAGAACAGGTGCAACGAGTTCATGATATGATGAGAAAAAAAGAAAACATTGGACGGGTGTTATTAAAGACAGAGTAG
- a CDS encoding homoserine kinase, which produces MKVRAYCSSANLGAGFDVAAVALDAFYDEVDVSVKTGNGRITTEFHGPYSENISLEDNTALLSARLLLTMSNVGVDVDIKIWKGIPLGLGLGGSGATAVATVKALSLELGLKIDDMRVASIAGLSEKVAAGSPHYDNVTASLLGGLIIIYNLNPLKALRFYPKGYFVLGIPHVKTPSHKTEIMRIIAPKTLSLEVLPHSLSRMAAFIAGLYTNSLELIGQSMTDNIIEPIRALMVPAYEKLRKYVKEAGAFGFTISGAGPSVIALTDEEHLKNVMSAMSKAYSEENIKADVISTKPAPPASQV; this is translated from the coding sequence ATGAAGGTTAGAGCATACTGTAGTTCTGCTAATTTAGGGGCTGGTTTTGATGTTGCAGCAGTTGCATTAGATGCATTTTATGATGAAGTCGATGTTTCTGTGAAAACTGGAAATGGACGAATAACTACCGAATTTCATGGACCATATTCAGAAAATATCTCACTAGAAGATAATACTGCACTATTAAGTGCCCGACTTCTTTTAACTATGAGCAATGTTGGTGTTGATGTAGACATAAAAATTTGGAAAGGTATACCATTAGGACTTGGGTTAGGGGGGAGTGGAGCTACTGCAGTGGCAACTGTGAAAGCATTAAGTTTAGAATTAGGTTTAAAAATTGATGATATGAGAGTGGCGTCTATAGCTGGACTCTCAGAAAAGGTTGCTGCTGGATCACCACATTACGATAATGTCACGGCTAGTTTACTGGGTGGTCTTATAATAATTTATAACCTAAATCCATTAAAAGCATTAAGATTTTATCCTAAAGGATATTTTGTACTTGGTATACCACATGTAAAGACACCATCACATAAAACCGAGATAATGAGAATAATAGCTCCTAAAACTTTGTCATTAGAAGTATTACCACATAGCCTTAGTCGTATGGCTGCTTTCATAGCTGGACTCTACACTAACTCATTAGAGTTAATAGGACAAAGTATGACAGACAACATAATTGAACCTATAAGAGCATTAATGGTTCCAGCATATGAAAAGTTAAGGAAATACGTCAAAGAAGCCGGAGCGTTTGGGTTTACAATAAGTGGTGCTGGTCCAAGTGTTATAGCATTAACTGATGAAGAGCATTTAAAAAATGTGATGTCTGCAATGTCAAAGGCATACAGTGAAGAAAACATTAAAGCAGACGTAATATCTACAAAACCCGCACCACCCGCATCACAAGTTTGA
- the cyaB gene encoding class IV adenylate cyclase, with the protein MIEAEIKIPIENPETIRTMLKNKGEIISITKQHDVYFQHPFRDFTVTDEALRLRDENGAYELTYKGPKIGNVGKTRIEININVNDFNKAKQLLENLGFKTLIRISKTRELYKVNETFIAIDHVEGLGYYVELEKQIPNSENIEQTERELISLVKELGLDINKSTRKSYLELLLNKKTMNNTNKI; encoded by the coding sequence ATGATCGAGGCTGAAATAAAAATACCGATAGAAAATCCAGAAACCATACGAACTATGCTTAAGAATAAAGGTGAGATAATATCCATTACTAAGCAACATGATGTCTATTTTCAGCACCCATTCCGTGACTTTACTGTTACAGATGAGGCGCTAAGACTTAGAGATGAGAACGGCGCGTACGAACTCACATACAAAGGACCAAAAATAGGTAATGTAGGAAAGACTAGAATAGAGATAAACATTAATGTAAATGATTTTAATAAAGCAAAACAACTACTTGAGAATTTAGGTTTTAAAACGCTCATAAGAATTTCAAAAACACGTGAGTTATATAAGGTAAATGAGACCTTTATAGCAATAGATCATGTAGAAGGCCTTGGATATTATGTAGAGCTTGAAAAACAAATACCAAACTCTGAAAATATTGAACAGACCGAGAGGGAATTAATTAGCCTAGTAAAAGAGTTAGGATTAGATATTAACAAAAGCACTCGTAAATCATACTTAGAACTGTTACTAAATAAAAAAACGATGAACAACACCAACAAAATTTAA
- a CDS encoding radical SAM protein — MTNNANVVRITRPIPLVGHIAFGVIDRGTNILQVRPTSLCNLNCIFCSVDAGPYTHWRKTEYVIDDVEWLAEWVIEIAKFKGGHVEALIDGVGDPFTYSKLPELISLLRSSNHISSIAVETHGQFLNKELINKLASAGLDRINLSIDTTNQEQAKFLAGSLIYDVTNVMKMTEYVVKETSIDVTLVPLWLPGINDNEIMKIIEWGMKIGVGKKWPPFAIQKYLIHKYGRKIRGMREVSWDDFYNWLRLLEKKYETTLIPKPRDFGFEKRPTLPILYEKNSTVNVEIIAPGWLKNEWLGVPKNKNRIITVISEDLEKGQKVSVRIISNKDNIYIARPL; from the coding sequence ATGACAAATAATGCGAATGTGGTTAGGATAACAAGGCCAATTCCCTTAGTTGGACATATAGCGTTTGGAGTGATTGATAGGGGTACTAATATACTTCAAGTTAGGCCTACTAGTTTATGTAATCTTAATTGTATTTTCTGTAGTGTGGACGCAGGCCCTTATACGCATTGGAGAAAAACTGAGTATGTAATAGATGATGTAGAGTGGTTAGCGGAGTGGGTTATAGAAATTGCTAAATTTAAAGGTGGACATGTGGAAGCACTCATAGATGGCGTTGGAGATCCATTTACGTATTCCAAACTTCCTGAATTAATATCACTATTAAGATCAAGTAATCATATAAGTAGTATTGCTGTTGAGACTCATGGACAATTTCTAAATAAAGAACTTATTAACAAACTGGCTAGCGCAGGGCTAGATCGTATAAATCTAAGCATAGACACAACGAATCAGGAGCAAGCTAAATTCCTCGCAGGATCTCTCATTTACGATGTGACAAATGTAATGAAGATGACGGAATATGTTGTGAAGGAAACATCAATAGACGTAACACTAGTACCTTTGTGGTTACCAGGCATAAATGATAATGAAATCATGAAAATTATTGAATGGGGTATGAAAATAGGCGTAGGTAAGAAATGGCCACCCTTCGCAATACAAAAGTATCTCATTCATAAATACGGTAGAAAAATAAGAGGTATGAGGGAAGTTTCATGGGATGATTTTTATAATTGGCTTCGTTTGTTAGAAAAGAAATATGAAACGACGTTAATACCTAAACCTAGAGATTTTGGTTTTGAAAAGAGACCTACTCTGCCAATACTTTATGAAAAAAATTCTACAGTAAACGTAGAGATAATAGCTCCCGGCTGGTTAAAAAATGAGTGGCTTGGCGTTCCTAAAAATAAGAACAGAATAATTACAGTCATATCGGAAGATTTAGAAAAAGGACAAAAAGTGAGCGTTCGCATAATTAGTAACAAGGATAACATTTATATTGCACGACCTCTTTAG
- a CDS encoding aspartate aminotransferase family protein — MTDRTKALFESAKKFLPGGVTYAIRFFEPHPIYVERAKGSRIWDVDGNEYIDFWMSHGAVVVGHNYEPIINAVKEQLEYGIHLGWSNEWEIKWAKAVCEWFDADMVRPANSGTEANMYAIRLARAYTKRTKIGKFEGGWHGGYDALHKGVSYPYDKPASLGLTEDVIKDTILLPFNDLDGVQKRIDKLELAAIIVEPVMGVAGNIPAEKEFLKGLRELCDERGIILIFDEVITGFRFYKGAQHYYNVKPDIITTGKAVGGQYFPGAGAFCGRADIMELLDQTKIPHFWERVFHGGTYVGNTLTMRAGYTLIEELKSKHDTIYTYLNKLGDLMRKELENIFSKKGFEAYITGLGSLVGIHFTKEKPINGLTAERTKDSILAEKMFRYMVNNKILYQSPTKPHLFLSTAHTKQDIEKFLALTENFIKNQ, encoded by the coding sequence ATGACTGATAGGACTAAAGCACTGTTTGAATCTGCAAAAAAATTCTTGCCCGGTGGTGTTACTTATGCTATAAGGTTTTTTGAACCACATCCGATTTATGTTGAGAGAGCAAAGGGTAGCAGGATTTGGGATGTAGATGGTAACGAATACATCGATTTTTGGATGTCTCATGGAGCTGTTGTGGTAGGCCATAATTACGAACCAATAATAAATGCAGTCAAAGAACAATTAGAATACGGAATACACCTGGGTTGGAGTAATGAATGGGAAATCAAATGGGCTAAGGCTGTATGTGAGTGGTTCGATGCAGATATGGTGAGACCGGCAAATAGTGGTACTGAGGCAAACATGTATGCAATTAGACTTGCTAGAGCATACACTAAAAGAACAAAAATCGGTAAGTTTGAGGGAGGATGGCATGGAGGTTATGATGCCCTTCATAAAGGAGTATCATATCCATACGATAAACCAGCATCGTTAGGATTAACAGAGGATGTAATAAAGGATACAATATTATTGCCGTTTAATGATCTTGATGGTGTTCAGAAAAGAATTGACAAACTAGAACTAGCAGCAATAATAGTTGAACCAGTTATGGGTGTAGCAGGCAATATACCAGCTGAAAAAGAATTCTTAAAAGGATTAAGAGAATTGTGTGATGAAAGAGGAATAATATTAATATTTGATGAGGTTATAACAGGTTTTCGATTTTACAAAGGTGCTCAACATTATTATAATGTTAAACCTGACATCATAACAACTGGTAAAGCGGTCGGTGGTCAATATTTTCCGGGTGCCGGTGCATTCTGCGGCAGAGCTGACATCATGGAACTCTTGGATCAAACTAAAATACCTCATTTCTGGGAGAGAGTTTTCCACGGAGGAACATACGTAGGAAATACGTTAACAATGAGAGCTGGATACACTCTTATAGAAGAGCTCAAAAGTAAGCATGATACAATTTATACTTACTTAAACAAGCTTGGAGACTTAATGAGAAAGGAATTGGAGAACATCTTTTCTAAGAAGGGTTTTGAAGCTTATATTACTGGTTTGGGATCTCTGGTTGGCATTCATTTTACAAAAGAGAAACCTATAAATGGTCTGACTGCAGAAAGAACAAAAGATAGCATTTTAGCTGAAAAGATGTTTCGTTATATGGTAAACAATAAGATACTTTATCAGTCACCAACGAAACCACACCTCTTTCTTTCTACCGCACACACAAAACAGGATATAGAAAAATTCTTAGCACTCACAGAAAATTTCATAAAAAATCAATGA
- a CDS encoding threonine/serine dehydratase translates to MDCLDSNGAMNMMKWAMNYIPRLRDVYNARLLISKYLPRTPLFYSRKLSRELDFDVYLKLENVQPTRAFKVRGGVYYVMRMKDEAVKKGLITASTGNHAQSIAYAGGLVGAKVTIVMPNGVSRVKIAALKNLGAELIFHGNVFDEALDYAIKIAKERNMLFVHSINEPLLYAGVGTMHLEIIEDLPDVDIVINPIGGGSGASSAVIVYKSIDPSIKVIGVQAEGAPSVYLSLKQGKLVSTKSANTVAEGLATSRAYELPYSILKDKIDDVVLVSDDEMLKAIKVLLETTGQIAEPAGAAALAAAFKLKADLKNKKVAIIVSGGNIDLDLLKKILF, encoded by the coding sequence GTGGACTGCTTGGACTCTAATGGAGCTATGAACATGATGAAATGGGCTATGAACTATATACCGAGACTTCGTGATGTATATAATGCTAGGTTATTAATATCCAAATACCTGCCTAGAACACCGTTGTTTTATTCTCGTAAATTATCTAGGGAACTTGATTTTGATGTATATTTAAAGCTTGAGAATGTACAACCTACAAGGGCTTTCAAAGTAAGAGGTGGTGTGTATTATGTGATGCGTATGAAGGATGAGGCTGTGAAAAAGGGGTTGATAACTGCGTCGACAGGTAATCATGCACAGTCTATAGCTTATGCTGGTGGTTTAGTAGGAGCTAAGGTAACTATAGTCATGCCTAATGGTGTTTCGAGAGTTAAGATTGCGGCATTAAAAAATTTAGGTGCTGAGTTGATATTTCATGGTAATGTTTTTGATGAAGCTTTGGATTATGCTATTAAAATTGCAAAAGAGAGGAACATGCTATTTGTTCATAGCATAAATGAACCATTGCTCTATGCTGGTGTTGGTACTATGCACTTGGAGATTATTGAGGATTTACCGGATGTTGATATTGTTATTAATCCTATAGGTGGTGGTTCAGGAGCGTCCAGTGCTGTCATAGTATATAAATCTATAGATCCATCGATTAAAGTTATTGGTGTTCAAGCTGAAGGTGCACCTAGCGTATACTTATCATTAAAGCAAGGAAAATTAGTTTCTACAAAAAGTGCAAACACCGTAGCTGAGGGATTAGCTACATCTAGAGCTTATGAATTACCATACTCAATATTAAAAGATAAGATAGATGATGTGGTTCTTGTCAGTGATGATGAAATGCTAAAGGCTATAAAAGTATTGTTAGAGACAACAGGCCAAATTGCTGAGCCTGCTGGTGCAGCTGCCCTGGCAGCAGCTTTTAAACTAAAGGCTGATTTAAAGAATAAAAAAGTTGCAATTATTGTCAGCGGCGGAAATATTGATCTAGATCTTTTGAAGAAAATTCTGTTCTAA
- the proS gene encoding proline--tRNA ligase — translation MKKENELTEWLHDVLFNAKLYDYRYPVKGMGIWMPYGYRLRWNVLNIMRDLLDKKGHHEVQFPILIPKDMLEKEAAHIKGFATEVFWVTKGGASPLEIELALRPTSETPMTTAFKYWVQSWKDLPIKVYQIGSVFRYETKATKPLIRVREVSTFKEAFTAHASKEDAMRQFREAINIYKAFFNRLCIPYYVVDRPEWDRFAGAARSVAFDTIMPDGRRLQIGSVHYLGQRFSKAFDAKFMKEDGTYEYLYQLSYGISERVIAALLAIHGDDKGPVLPPNVAPIQIVIVPIPYKGLEEKINTEARKIGVLLKRRRFRVVIDDRPEITPGSKFYEWERMGVPIRVEIGPKDIENKVVTVARRDTGIKTIIEQAKLGEELRILMKNMIKEMKQKAWKELNERLIMTRSINEISDTIAKGKVAMVPWCKKSECGHKLEEITDFKILGTPLKKINIKHEKCTICREEARTLIYVARSY, via the coding sequence ATGAAAAAAGAAAATGAACTTACTGAGTGGCTTCATGATGTGCTGTTTAATGCTAAACTCTATGATTACAGATATCCAGTGAAAGGGATGGGCATCTGGATGCCCTATGGTTATAGATTAAGATGGAATGTCCTAAATATAATGAGAGATTTGTTAGATAAAAAAGGGCATCATGAAGTGCAATTTCCGATTTTAATACCTAAGGATATGTTAGAGAAGGAAGCTGCTCATATAAAAGGATTTGCAACAGAAGTTTTTTGGGTGACAAAGGGTGGTGCCTCACCTTTAGAGATTGAATTAGCATTAAGACCAACTAGTGAAACTCCAATGACGACAGCATTCAAATACTGGGTACAATCTTGGAAGGATTTACCAATTAAAGTATATCAGATAGGGAGCGTATTTCGGTATGAAACAAAGGCAACTAAACCACTAATTAGAGTGAGAGAAGTTTCAACATTTAAAGAAGCATTCACAGCACATGCATCTAAAGAGGACGCTATGAGGCAATTCAGGGAAGCTATTAATATTTACAAGGCTTTCTTTAATAGACTATGCATACCTTATTATGTGGTGGATAGACCAGAATGGGATCGATTTGCAGGAGCTGCCCGATCAGTGGCATTTGATACAATAATGCCGGATGGTAGACGCTTACAAATAGGCTCAGTTCACTATCTTGGACAGAGGTTCTCAAAAGCCTTTGATGCAAAGTTCATGAAAGAAGACGGAACATATGAATATCTATACCAACTAAGTTATGGGATTTCTGAAAGAGTCATAGCTGCACTCCTTGCAATACATGGCGATGATAAAGGCCCAGTGCTTCCACCTAATGTAGCGCCAATACAAATAGTAATTGTGCCAATCCCTTACAAAGGATTAGAGGAAAAAATAAATACAGAGGCTAGAAAAATTGGCGTGTTATTAAAAAGAAGACGATTTAGAGTAGTTATAGACGATAGACCAGAAATCACACCAGGTTCTAAGTTTTATGAGTGGGAAAGGATGGGAGTACCAATAAGAGTAGAAATTGGACCAAAAGATATTGAAAATAAAGTAGTCACTGTAGCAAGACGTGATACTGGAATAAAAACAATAATAGAACAAGCAAAGTTAGGAGAAGAACTTAGAATATTAATGAAAAATATGATTAAAGAAATGAAACAAAAAGCATGGAAAGAGCTCAACGAGAGACTAATAATGACACGATCAATAAATGAAATAAGTGATACAATAGCTAAAGGAAAAGTCGCGATGGTTCCATGGTGTAAAAAAAGTGAATGCGGACATAAACTAGAAGAAATAACAGATTTTAAAATTCTAGGGACACCACTAAAAAAGATAAACATAAAACACGAAAAGTGTACAATATGCAGAGAAGAAGCGAGAACATTAATATATGTCGCCAGAAGTTATTAA
- a CDS encoding VIT1/CCC1 family protein, which produces MKDITKNKPLLYCKDEFIDYLVYKELSKREKNEERRKLLEKLSEQEYKHYKFWKKYAPEYKEQTAWYIILMILMRKIFGLTFTLKFLERHEEKVIDEYKKFAEELPANDKNEFEEIINDEISHEKAFMGQINEGVVKYMSFIVLGLADAIVEISGVHAGFLGVTDSTLIAGIAGLVVGFAAAISMAAAAYLQAKHDIEKSAIISAIATGLAYIGAVSLLASPYFVTHNMIIAFTVSTLLAILLTAGFTYYGAVVFERKFAREFIESVILIMATAFGAFLFGGLLGNIFGIRGFFQ; this is translated from the coding sequence ATGAAAGACATTACTAAAAATAAACCATTGTTATACTGCAAAGACGAATTCATAGATTATTTGGTATACAAAGAACTATCAAAACGTGAAAAAAATGAAGAGAGACGCAAATTACTTGAAAAACTCTCAGAACAAGAGTACAAACATTATAAATTTTGGAAAAAGTATGCACCCGAATATAAAGAACAAACAGCATGGTATATCATCTTAATGATTTTAATGAGAAAAATCTTTGGACTAACGTTTACATTAAAATTCCTAGAAAGACATGAGGAAAAAGTTATTGATGAATATAAAAAGTTCGCTGAAGAACTACCGGCTAATGATAAAAATGAATTTGAAGAAATAATAAACGATGAGATCTCTCACGAAAAAGCATTCATGGGCCAAATTAATGAAGGTGTAGTAAAATACATGAGCTTCATAGTTTTAGGGCTTGCAGATGCCATAGTCGAAATCTCCGGTGTTCACGCAGGATTCTTAGGTGTAACTGACTCAACATTAATAGCAGGGATCGCAGGATTAGTAGTAGGTTTTGCAGCTGCAATCTCCATGGCTGCCGCAGCTTATCTGCAAGCAAAACATGACATAGAAAAATCTGCAATAATATCAGCAATAGCCACAGGACTCGCATACATAGGAGCAGTCTCATTACTTGCCTCACCATACTTCGTCACACACAACATGATAATAGCATTCACAGTATCTACATTGCTCGCTATCTTATTAACAGCAGGATTCACATACTATGGCGCAGTAGTGTTCGAAAGAAAATTTGCCAGAGAATTCATTGAGAGCGTGATATTGATCATGGCTACAGCATTTGGAGCATTTCTCTTCGGTGGATTATTGGGTAACATATTCGGCATAAGAGGATTCTTCCAATAA